A single Gadus macrocephalus chromosome 22, ASM3116895v1 DNA region contains:
- the mef2d gene encoding myocyte-specific enhancer factor 2D isoform X5 — protein MGRKKIQIQRITDERNKQVTFTKRKFGLMKKAYELSVLCDCEIALIIFNHSNKLFQYASTDMDKVLLKYTEYNEPHESRTNADIIETLRKKGFNGCDSPEPDGEDSIDQSPLNDDKYRKTTEDLDILFKRYGQSTATAPSFSMPVTVQASNQSPLQFSNPGNTLVTTSYVTSSTLSDTHLLSPQQPTLQRNTVSPGLPQRPASAGALLGGDPNNSNGGCPSPVPNGYNSARASPGLLTVSNGNSLGKVVPAKSSPPPPSPQIVNSRKPDLRVITSQGGKSLMQMTEDELELVNENAQRLAAGAQLAQTLTTPVVSVATPSLLAQGMPFSAMPTAYNTEYQLTSADITALHALASPGGLLPTNVTWQQQTVSQQQPQQQQQQQQQQQQQLSLASLSNLVPVSHIPQGAMLTVNTASGVSIKSEPVSPGRERSTPCPPPASTSASSTSILSAPPQYPGSLLCLEPPTGRSPADSVSSNASSYEGSDRDDPAAAAAAAAGAGAGGGGGEGTAAGGGAGNAGRAPPPDFGQSAELLRAQSEQEQEGGNIKRMRLDAWVT, from the exons GTGACGTTCACCAAGCGGAAGTTTGGCCTGATGAAGAAGGCGTACGAGCTGAGCGTGCTGTGCGACTGCGAGATCGCCCTCATCATCTTCAACCACTCCAACAAGCTGTTCCAGTACGCCAGCACCGACATGGACAAGGTCCTGCTCAAATACACAGAGTACAACGAGCCGCACGAGAGCCGCACCAACGCCGACATCATCGAG ACTCTGCGGAAGAAGGGCTTCAATGGTTGCGACAGCCCCGAGCCCGACGGGGAAGACTCCATCGATCAGAGTCCCTTGAACGATGACAAGTATCGCAAGACTACCGAAGACCTGGACATCCTCTTCAAGCGCTACGGA CAGTCGACGGCGACTGCCCCCTCATTCTCCATGCCCGTGACAGTCCAGGCGTCCAATCAGAGCCCACTGCAGTTCAGTAACCCGGGTAACACCCTGGTGACCACGTCCTATGtgacctcctccactctctccgaCACGCACCTCCTGTCGCCACAGCAACCGACGCTCCAAAGGAACACGGTGTCTCCGGGGTTGCCACAGCGACCGGCCAGCGCAG GAGCTCTTCTAGGAGGGGATCCCAACAATTCTAACGGCGGATGTCCAAGTCCAGTCC CTAACGGATACAACAGTGCCAGGGCCTCCCCGGGCCTCCTCACCGTCTCCAACGGCAACAGTCTGGGGAAAGTAGTTCCGGCCAAGTCCTCGCCGCCGCCCCCTAGCCCCCAGATAGTGAATAGCCGCAAGCCAGACCTGCGAGTCATCACCTCACAGGGTGGGAAGAGCCTCATGCAGATG ACAGAGGATGAGCTGGAATTGGTGAACGAG AACGCCCAGCGGCTAGCCGCGGGGGCCCAACTGGCCCAGACCCTCACCACGCCCGTGGTCTCCGTGGCAACGCCCAGCCTGCTGGCCCAGGGTATGCCCTTCTCCGCCATGCCCACCGCGTACAACACAG AATACCAGCTGACGAGTGCTGACATCACGGCTCTGCATGCCCTGGCCTCACCTGGCGGTCTGCTGCCCACTAACGTGACCTGGCAACAGCAGACTGTATCCcagcaacaaccacaacaacagcagcagcagcaacagcaacagcagcagcagctgagtcTTGCGTCACTCAGCAACCTGGT GCCCGTCTCCCACATACCGCAGGGCGCCATGCTGACCGTCAACACCGCCTCCGGGGTGAGCATCAAGTCCGAGCCCGTCTCGCCCGGCCGCGAGCGCAGCACGCCCtgccctccccccgcctccacctccgcctcctccacctccatcctgtCGGCCCCGCCCCAGTACCCGGGCTCGCTGCTCTGCCTGGAGCCGCCCACGGGGCGCTCCCCCGCCGACAGCGTCAGCAGCAACGCCAGCTCCTACGAGGGCAGCGACCGCGACGaccctgccgccgccgccgccgccgccgcaggggccggggccgggggagggggaggcgaaggcacggcggcgggcggcggcgcaGGGAACGCCggccgggccccgccccccgactTCGGCCAATCGGCGGAGCTGCTGAGGGCGCAGAGCgagcaggagcaggaagggggtAACATCAAGCGCATGAGGCTGGATGCCTGGGTCACATAG
- the mef2d gene encoding myocyte-specific enhancer factor 2D isoform X4 has protein sequence MGRKKIQIQRITDERNKQVTFTKRKFGLMKKAYELSVLCDCEIALIIFNHSNKLFQYASTDMDKVLLKYTEYNEPHESRTNADIIETLRKKGFNGCDSPEPDGEDSIDQSPLNDDKYRKTTEDLDILFKRYGQSTATAPSFSMPVTVQASNQSPLQFSNPGNTLVTTSYVTSSTLSDTHLLSPQQPTLQRNTVSPGLPQRPASAGALLGGDPNNSNGGCPSPVPNGYNSARASPGLLTVSNGNSLGKVVPAKSSPPPPSPQIVNSRKPDLRVITSQGGKSLMQMTEDELELVNENAQRLAAGAQLAQTLTTPVVSVATPSLLAQGMPFSAMPTAYNTEYQLTSADITALHALASPGGLLPTNVTWQQQTVSQQQPQQQQQQQQQQQQQLSLASLSNLVMWGMDKQSSELSSQVSSLAANLRPVSHIPQGAMLTVNTASGVSIKSEPVSPGRERSTPCPPPASTSASSTSILSAPPQYPGSLLCLEPPTGRSPADSVSSNASSYEGSDRDDPAAAAAAAAGAGAGGGGGEGTAAGGGAGNAGRAPPPDFGQSAELLRAQSEQEQEGGNIKRMRLDAWVT, from the exons GTGACGTTCACCAAGCGGAAGTTTGGCCTGATGAAGAAGGCGTACGAGCTGAGCGTGCTGTGCGACTGCGAGATCGCCCTCATCATCTTCAACCACTCCAACAAGCTGTTCCAGTACGCCAGCACCGACATGGACAAGGTCCTGCTCAAATACACAGAGTACAACGAGCCGCACGAGAGCCGCACCAACGCCGACATCATCGAG ACTCTGCGGAAGAAGGGCTTCAATGGTTGCGACAGCCCCGAGCCCGACGGGGAAGACTCCATCGATCAGAGTCCCTTGAACGATGACAAGTATCGCAAGACTACCGAAGACCTGGACATCCTCTTCAAGCGCTACGGA CAGTCGACGGCGACTGCCCCCTCATTCTCCATGCCCGTGACAGTCCAGGCGTCCAATCAGAGCCCACTGCAGTTCAGTAACCCGGGTAACACCCTGGTGACCACGTCCTATGtgacctcctccactctctccgaCACGCACCTCCTGTCGCCACAGCAACCGACGCTCCAAAGGAACACGGTGTCTCCGGGGTTGCCACAGCGACCGGCCAGCGCAG GAGCTCTTCTAGGAGGGGATCCCAACAATTCTAACGGCGGATGTCCAAGTCCAGTCC CTAACGGATACAACAGTGCCAGGGCCTCCCCGGGCCTCCTCACCGTCTCCAACGGCAACAGTCTGGGGAAAGTAGTTCCGGCCAAGTCCTCGCCGCCGCCCCCTAGCCCCCAGATAGTGAATAGCCGCAAGCCAGACCTGCGAGTCATCACCTCACAGGGTGGGAAGAGCCTCATGCAGATG ACAGAGGATGAGCTGGAATTGGTGAACGAG AACGCCCAGCGGCTAGCCGCGGGGGCCCAACTGGCCCAGACCCTCACCACGCCCGTGGTCTCCGTGGCAACGCCCAGCCTGCTGGCCCAGGGTATGCCCTTCTCCGCCATGCCCACCGCGTACAACACAG AATACCAGCTGACGAGTGCTGACATCACGGCTCTGCATGCCCTGGCCTCACCTGGCGGTCTGCTGCCCACTAACGTGACCTGGCAACAGCAGACTGTATCCcagcaacaaccacaacaacagcagcagcagcaacagcaacagcagcagcagctgagtcTTGCGTCACTCAGCAACCTGGT CATGTGGGGTATGGACAAGCAGAGCAGCGAGCTGTCCAGCCAGGTCTCGTCTCTGGCAGCAAATCTGAG GCCCGTCTCCCACATACCGCAGGGCGCCATGCTGACCGTCAACACCGCCTCCGGGGTGAGCATCAAGTCCGAGCCCGTCTCGCCCGGCCGCGAGCGCAGCACGCCCtgccctccccccgcctccacctccgcctcctccacctccatcctgtCGGCCCCGCCCCAGTACCCGGGCTCGCTGCTCTGCCTGGAGCCGCCCACGGGGCGCTCCCCCGCCGACAGCGTCAGCAGCAACGCCAGCTCCTACGAGGGCAGCGACCGCGACGaccctgccgccgccgccgccgccgccgcaggggccggggccgggggagggggaggcgaaggcacggcggcgggcggcggcgcaGGGAACGCCggccgggccccgccccccgactTCGGCCAATCGGCGGAGCTGCTGAGGGCGCAGAGCgagcaggagcaggaagggggtAACATCAAGCGCATGAGGCTGGATGCCTGGGTCACATAG
- the mef2d gene encoding myocyte-specific enhancer factor 2D isoform X1, producing the protein MGRKKIQIQRITDERNKQVTFTKRKFGLMKKAYELSVLCDCEIALIIFNHSNKLFQYASTDMDKVLLKYTEYNEPHESRTNADIIETLRKKGFNGCDSPEPDGEDSIDQSPLNDDKYRKTTEDLDILFKRYGQSTATAPSFSMPVTVQASNQSPLQFSNPGNTLVTTSYVTSSTLSDTHLLSPQQPTLQRNTVSPGLPQRPASAGALLGGDPNNSNGGCPSPVPNGYNSARASPGLLTVSNGNSLGKVVPAKSSPPPPSPQIVNSRKPDLRVITSQGGKSLMQMTEDELELVNENAQRLAAGAQLAQTLTTPVVSVATPSLLAQGMPFSAMPTAYNTEYQLTSADITALHALASPGGLLPTNVTWQQQTVSQQQPQQQQQQQQQQQQQLSLASLSNLVMWGMDKQSSELSSQVSSLAANLSIGSPSNLLLGRDEWLGRPVSHIPQGAMLTVNTASGVSIKSEPVSPGRERSTPCPPPASTSASSTSILSAPPQYPGSLLCLEPPTGRSPADSVSSNASSYEGSDRDDPAAAAAAAAGAGAGGGGGEGTAAGGGAGNAGRAPPPDFGQSAELLRAQSEQEQEGGNIKRMRLDAWVT; encoded by the exons GTGACGTTCACCAAGCGGAAGTTTGGCCTGATGAAGAAGGCGTACGAGCTGAGCGTGCTGTGCGACTGCGAGATCGCCCTCATCATCTTCAACCACTCCAACAAGCTGTTCCAGTACGCCAGCACCGACATGGACAAGGTCCTGCTCAAATACACAGAGTACAACGAGCCGCACGAGAGCCGCACCAACGCCGACATCATCGAG ACTCTGCGGAAGAAGGGCTTCAATGGTTGCGACAGCCCCGAGCCCGACGGGGAAGACTCCATCGATCAGAGTCCCTTGAACGATGACAAGTATCGCAAGACTACCGAAGACCTGGACATCCTCTTCAAGCGCTACGGA CAGTCGACGGCGACTGCCCCCTCATTCTCCATGCCCGTGACAGTCCAGGCGTCCAATCAGAGCCCACTGCAGTTCAGTAACCCGGGTAACACCCTGGTGACCACGTCCTATGtgacctcctccactctctccgaCACGCACCTCCTGTCGCCACAGCAACCGACGCTCCAAAGGAACACGGTGTCTCCGGGGTTGCCACAGCGACCGGCCAGCGCAG GAGCTCTTCTAGGAGGGGATCCCAACAATTCTAACGGCGGATGTCCAAGTCCAGTCC CTAACGGATACAACAGTGCCAGGGCCTCCCCGGGCCTCCTCACCGTCTCCAACGGCAACAGTCTGGGGAAAGTAGTTCCGGCCAAGTCCTCGCCGCCGCCCCCTAGCCCCCAGATAGTGAATAGCCGCAAGCCAGACCTGCGAGTCATCACCTCACAGGGTGGGAAGAGCCTCATGCAGATG ACAGAGGATGAGCTGGAATTGGTGAACGAG AACGCCCAGCGGCTAGCCGCGGGGGCCCAACTGGCCCAGACCCTCACCACGCCCGTGGTCTCCGTGGCAACGCCCAGCCTGCTGGCCCAGGGTATGCCCTTCTCCGCCATGCCCACCGCGTACAACACAG AATACCAGCTGACGAGTGCTGACATCACGGCTCTGCATGCCCTGGCCTCACCTGGCGGTCTGCTGCCCACTAACGTGACCTGGCAACAGCAGACTGTATCCcagcaacaaccacaacaacagcagcagcagcaacagcaacagcagcagcagctgagtcTTGCGTCACTCAGCAACCTGGT CATGTGGGGTATGGACAAGCAGAGCAGCGAGCTGTCCAGCCAGGTCTCGTCTCTGGCAGCAAATCTGAG CATTGGCTCTCCGTCCAACCTGCTGTTGGGTAGAGATGAGTGGTTGGGCCG GCCCGTCTCCCACATACCGCAGGGCGCCATGCTGACCGTCAACACCGCCTCCGGGGTGAGCATCAAGTCCGAGCCCGTCTCGCCCGGCCGCGAGCGCAGCACGCCCtgccctccccccgcctccacctccgcctcctccacctccatcctgtCGGCCCCGCCCCAGTACCCGGGCTCGCTGCTCTGCCTGGAGCCGCCCACGGGGCGCTCCCCCGCCGACAGCGTCAGCAGCAACGCCAGCTCCTACGAGGGCAGCGACCGCGACGaccctgccgccgccgccgccgccgccgcaggggccggggccgggggagggggaggcgaaggcacggcggcgggcggcggcgcaGGGAACGCCggccgggccccgccccccgactTCGGCCAATCGGCGGAGCTGCTGAGGGCGCAGAGCgagcaggagcaggaagggggtAACATCAAGCGCATGAGGCTGGATGCCTGGGTCACATAG
- the mef2d gene encoding myocyte-specific enhancer factor 2D isoform X3, which yields MGRKKIQIQRITDERNKQVTFTKRKFGLMKKAYELSVLCDCEIALIIFNHSNKLFQYASTDMDKVLLKYTEYNEPHESRTNADIIETLRKKGFNGCDSPEPDGEDSIDQSPLNDDKYRKTTEDLDILFKRYGQSTATAPSFSMPVTVQASNQSPLQFSNPGNTLVTTSYVTSSTLSDTHLLSPQQPTLQRNTVSPGLPQRPASAGALLGGDPNNSNGGCPSPVPNGYNSARASPGLLTVSNGNSLGKVVPAKSSPPPPSPQIVNSRKPDLRVITSQGGKSLMQMNAQRLAAGAQLAQTLTTPVVSVATPSLLAQGMPFSAMPTAYNTEYQLTSADITALHALASPGGLLPTNVTWQQQTVSQQQPQQQQQQQQQQQQQLSLASLSNLVMWGMDKQSSELSSQVSSLAANLSIGSPSNLLLGRDEWLGRPVSHIPQGAMLTVNTASGVSIKSEPVSPGRERSTPCPPPASTSASSTSILSAPPQYPGSLLCLEPPTGRSPADSVSSNASSYEGSDRDDPAAAAAAAAGAGAGGGGGEGTAAGGGAGNAGRAPPPDFGQSAELLRAQSEQEQEGGNIKRMRLDAWVT from the exons GTGACGTTCACCAAGCGGAAGTTTGGCCTGATGAAGAAGGCGTACGAGCTGAGCGTGCTGTGCGACTGCGAGATCGCCCTCATCATCTTCAACCACTCCAACAAGCTGTTCCAGTACGCCAGCACCGACATGGACAAGGTCCTGCTCAAATACACAGAGTACAACGAGCCGCACGAGAGCCGCACCAACGCCGACATCATCGAG ACTCTGCGGAAGAAGGGCTTCAATGGTTGCGACAGCCCCGAGCCCGACGGGGAAGACTCCATCGATCAGAGTCCCTTGAACGATGACAAGTATCGCAAGACTACCGAAGACCTGGACATCCTCTTCAAGCGCTACGGA CAGTCGACGGCGACTGCCCCCTCATTCTCCATGCCCGTGACAGTCCAGGCGTCCAATCAGAGCCCACTGCAGTTCAGTAACCCGGGTAACACCCTGGTGACCACGTCCTATGtgacctcctccactctctccgaCACGCACCTCCTGTCGCCACAGCAACCGACGCTCCAAAGGAACACGGTGTCTCCGGGGTTGCCACAGCGACCGGCCAGCGCAG GAGCTCTTCTAGGAGGGGATCCCAACAATTCTAACGGCGGATGTCCAAGTCCAGTCC CTAACGGATACAACAGTGCCAGGGCCTCCCCGGGCCTCCTCACCGTCTCCAACGGCAACAGTCTGGGGAAAGTAGTTCCGGCCAAGTCCTCGCCGCCGCCCCCTAGCCCCCAGATAGTGAATAGCCGCAAGCCAGACCTGCGAGTCATCACCTCACAGGGTGGGAAGAGCCTCATGCAGATG AACGCCCAGCGGCTAGCCGCGGGGGCCCAACTGGCCCAGACCCTCACCACGCCCGTGGTCTCCGTGGCAACGCCCAGCCTGCTGGCCCAGGGTATGCCCTTCTCCGCCATGCCCACCGCGTACAACACAG AATACCAGCTGACGAGTGCTGACATCACGGCTCTGCATGCCCTGGCCTCACCTGGCGGTCTGCTGCCCACTAACGTGACCTGGCAACAGCAGACTGTATCCcagcaacaaccacaacaacagcagcagcagcaacagcaacagcagcagcagctgagtcTTGCGTCACTCAGCAACCTGGT CATGTGGGGTATGGACAAGCAGAGCAGCGAGCTGTCCAGCCAGGTCTCGTCTCTGGCAGCAAATCTGAG CATTGGCTCTCCGTCCAACCTGCTGTTGGGTAGAGATGAGTGGTTGGGCCG GCCCGTCTCCCACATACCGCAGGGCGCCATGCTGACCGTCAACACCGCCTCCGGGGTGAGCATCAAGTCCGAGCCCGTCTCGCCCGGCCGCGAGCGCAGCACGCCCtgccctccccccgcctccacctccgcctcctccacctccatcctgtCGGCCCCGCCCCAGTACCCGGGCTCGCTGCTCTGCCTGGAGCCGCCCACGGGGCGCTCCCCCGCCGACAGCGTCAGCAGCAACGCCAGCTCCTACGAGGGCAGCGACCGCGACGaccctgccgccgccgccgccgccgccgcaggggccggggccgggggagggggaggcgaaggcacggcggcgggcggcggcgcaGGGAACGCCggccgggccccgccccccgactTCGGCCAATCGGCGGAGCTGCTGAGGGCGCAGAGCgagcaggagcaggaagggggtAACATCAAGCGCATGAGGCTGGATGCCTGGGTCACATAG
- the mef2d gene encoding myocyte-specific enhancer factor 2D isoform X6 gives MGRKKIQIQRITDERNKQVTFTKRKFGLMKKAYELSVLCDCEIALIIFNHSNKLFQYASTDMDKVLLKYTEYNEPHESRTNADIIETLRKKGFNGCDSPEPDGEDSIDQSPLNDDKYRKTTEDLDILFKRYGSTATAPSFSMPVTVQASNQSPLQFSNPGNTLVTTSYVTSSTLSDTHLLSPQQPTLQRNTVSPGLPQRPASAGALLGGDPNNSNGGCPSPVPNGYNSARASPGLLTVSNGNSLGKVVPAKSSPPPPSPQIVNSRKPDLRVITSQGGKSLMQMTEDELELVNENAQRLAAGAQLAQTLTTPVVSVATPSLLAQGMPFSAMPTAYNTEYQLTSADITALHALASPGGLLPTNVTWQQQTVSQQQPQQQQQQQQQQQQQLSLASLSNLVPVSHIPQGAMLTVNTASGVSIKSEPVSPGRERSTPCPPPASTSASSTSILSAPPQYPGSLLCLEPPTGRSPADSVSSNASSYEGSDRDDPAAAAAAAAGAGAGGGGGEGTAAGGGAGNAGRAPPPDFGQSAELLRAQSEQEQEGGNIKRMRLDAWVT, from the exons GTGACGTTCACCAAGCGGAAGTTTGGCCTGATGAAGAAGGCGTACGAGCTGAGCGTGCTGTGCGACTGCGAGATCGCCCTCATCATCTTCAACCACTCCAACAAGCTGTTCCAGTACGCCAGCACCGACATGGACAAGGTCCTGCTCAAATACACAGAGTACAACGAGCCGCACGAGAGCCGCACCAACGCCGACATCATCGAG ACTCTGCGGAAGAAGGGCTTCAATGGTTGCGACAGCCCCGAGCCCGACGGGGAAGACTCCATCGATCAGAGTCCCTTGAACGATGACAAGTATCGCAAGACTACCGAAGACCTGGACATCCTCTTCAAGCGCTACGGA TCGACGGCGACTGCCCCCTCATTCTCCATGCCCGTGACAGTCCAGGCGTCCAATCAGAGCCCACTGCAGTTCAGTAACCCGGGTAACACCCTGGTGACCACGTCCTATGtgacctcctccactctctccgaCACGCACCTCCTGTCGCCACAGCAACCGACGCTCCAAAGGAACACGGTGTCTCCGGGGTTGCCACAGCGACCGGCCAGCGCAG GAGCTCTTCTAGGAGGGGATCCCAACAATTCTAACGGCGGATGTCCAAGTCCAGTCC CTAACGGATACAACAGTGCCAGGGCCTCCCCGGGCCTCCTCACCGTCTCCAACGGCAACAGTCTGGGGAAAGTAGTTCCGGCCAAGTCCTCGCCGCCGCCCCCTAGCCCCCAGATAGTGAATAGCCGCAAGCCAGACCTGCGAGTCATCACCTCACAGGGTGGGAAGAGCCTCATGCAGATG ACAGAGGATGAGCTGGAATTGGTGAACGAG AACGCCCAGCGGCTAGCCGCGGGGGCCCAACTGGCCCAGACCCTCACCACGCCCGTGGTCTCCGTGGCAACGCCCAGCCTGCTGGCCCAGGGTATGCCCTTCTCCGCCATGCCCACCGCGTACAACACAG AATACCAGCTGACGAGTGCTGACATCACGGCTCTGCATGCCCTGGCCTCACCTGGCGGTCTGCTGCCCACTAACGTGACCTGGCAACAGCAGACTGTATCCcagcaacaaccacaacaacagcagcagcagcaacagcaacagcagcagcagctgagtcTTGCGTCACTCAGCAACCTGGT GCCCGTCTCCCACATACCGCAGGGCGCCATGCTGACCGTCAACACCGCCTCCGGGGTGAGCATCAAGTCCGAGCCCGTCTCGCCCGGCCGCGAGCGCAGCACGCCCtgccctccccccgcctccacctccgcctcctccacctccatcctgtCGGCCCCGCCCCAGTACCCGGGCTCGCTGCTCTGCCTGGAGCCGCCCACGGGGCGCTCCCCCGCCGACAGCGTCAGCAGCAACGCCAGCTCCTACGAGGGCAGCGACCGCGACGaccctgccgccgccgccgccgccgccgcaggggccggggccgggggagggggaggcgaaggcacggcggcgggcggcggcgcaGGGAACGCCggccgggccccgccccccgactTCGGCCAATCGGCGGAGCTGCTGAGGGCGCAGAGCgagcaggagcaggaagggggtAACATCAAGCGCATGAGGCTGGATGCCTGGGTCACATAG
- the mef2d gene encoding myocyte-specific enhancer factor 2D isoform X2 has protein sequence MGRKKIQIQRITDERNKQVTFTKRKFGLMKKAYELSVLCDCEIALIIFNHSNKLFQYASTDMDKVLLKYTEYNEPHESRTNADIIETLRKKGFNGCDSPEPDGEDSIDQSPLNDDKYRKTTEDLDILFKRYGSTATAPSFSMPVTVQASNQSPLQFSNPGNTLVTTSYVTSSTLSDTHLLSPQQPTLQRNTVSPGLPQRPASAGALLGGDPNNSNGGCPSPVPNGYNSARASPGLLTVSNGNSLGKVVPAKSSPPPPSPQIVNSRKPDLRVITSQGGKSLMQMTEDELELVNENAQRLAAGAQLAQTLTTPVVSVATPSLLAQGMPFSAMPTAYNTEYQLTSADITALHALASPGGLLPTNVTWQQQTVSQQQPQQQQQQQQQQQQQLSLASLSNLVMWGMDKQSSELSSQVSSLAANLSIGSPSNLLLGRDEWLGRPVSHIPQGAMLTVNTASGVSIKSEPVSPGRERSTPCPPPASTSASSTSILSAPPQYPGSLLCLEPPTGRSPADSVSSNASSYEGSDRDDPAAAAAAAAGAGAGGGGGEGTAAGGGAGNAGRAPPPDFGQSAELLRAQSEQEQEGGNIKRMRLDAWVT, from the exons GTGACGTTCACCAAGCGGAAGTTTGGCCTGATGAAGAAGGCGTACGAGCTGAGCGTGCTGTGCGACTGCGAGATCGCCCTCATCATCTTCAACCACTCCAACAAGCTGTTCCAGTACGCCAGCACCGACATGGACAAGGTCCTGCTCAAATACACAGAGTACAACGAGCCGCACGAGAGCCGCACCAACGCCGACATCATCGAG ACTCTGCGGAAGAAGGGCTTCAATGGTTGCGACAGCCCCGAGCCCGACGGGGAAGACTCCATCGATCAGAGTCCCTTGAACGATGACAAGTATCGCAAGACTACCGAAGACCTGGACATCCTCTTCAAGCGCTACGGA TCGACGGCGACTGCCCCCTCATTCTCCATGCCCGTGACAGTCCAGGCGTCCAATCAGAGCCCACTGCAGTTCAGTAACCCGGGTAACACCCTGGTGACCACGTCCTATGtgacctcctccactctctccgaCACGCACCTCCTGTCGCCACAGCAACCGACGCTCCAAAGGAACACGGTGTCTCCGGGGTTGCCACAGCGACCGGCCAGCGCAG GAGCTCTTCTAGGAGGGGATCCCAACAATTCTAACGGCGGATGTCCAAGTCCAGTCC CTAACGGATACAACAGTGCCAGGGCCTCCCCGGGCCTCCTCACCGTCTCCAACGGCAACAGTCTGGGGAAAGTAGTTCCGGCCAAGTCCTCGCCGCCGCCCCCTAGCCCCCAGATAGTGAATAGCCGCAAGCCAGACCTGCGAGTCATCACCTCACAGGGTGGGAAGAGCCTCATGCAGATG ACAGAGGATGAGCTGGAATTGGTGAACGAG AACGCCCAGCGGCTAGCCGCGGGGGCCCAACTGGCCCAGACCCTCACCACGCCCGTGGTCTCCGTGGCAACGCCCAGCCTGCTGGCCCAGGGTATGCCCTTCTCCGCCATGCCCACCGCGTACAACACAG AATACCAGCTGACGAGTGCTGACATCACGGCTCTGCATGCCCTGGCCTCACCTGGCGGTCTGCTGCCCACTAACGTGACCTGGCAACAGCAGACTGTATCCcagcaacaaccacaacaacagcagcagcagcaacagcaacagcagcagcagctgagtcTTGCGTCACTCAGCAACCTGGT CATGTGGGGTATGGACAAGCAGAGCAGCGAGCTGTCCAGCCAGGTCTCGTCTCTGGCAGCAAATCTGAG CATTGGCTCTCCGTCCAACCTGCTGTTGGGTAGAGATGAGTGGTTGGGCCG GCCCGTCTCCCACATACCGCAGGGCGCCATGCTGACCGTCAACACCGCCTCCGGGGTGAGCATCAAGTCCGAGCCCGTCTCGCCCGGCCGCGAGCGCAGCACGCCCtgccctccccccgcctccacctccgcctcctccacctccatcctgtCGGCCCCGCCCCAGTACCCGGGCTCGCTGCTCTGCCTGGAGCCGCCCACGGGGCGCTCCCCCGCCGACAGCGTCAGCAGCAACGCCAGCTCCTACGAGGGCAGCGACCGCGACGaccctgccgccgccgccgccgccgccgcaggggccggggccgggggagggggaggcgaaggcacggcggcgggcggcggcgcaGGGAACGCCggccgggccccgccccccgactTCGGCCAATCGGCGGAGCTGCTGAGGGCGCAGAGCgagcaggagcaggaagggggtAACATCAAGCGCATGAGGCTGGATGCCTGGGTCACATAG